In Rhizoctonia solani chromosome 7, complete sequence, one DNA window encodes the following:
- a CDS encoding aldo/keto reductase family protein — protein sequence MTTKIKEYDPKNMIFRRLGNTGLRVPILSLGGWLSYGGSVNGSQVNDIIKAAFDAGINFFDTAESYGNGSSELEMGRAIKELGLRRSSLVISTKLFNGVGRKGPNDRGLSRKHLIEGMNESLERLQMDYVDIVFAHCPDPDVPMLEIVRGFTWLINQGKAFYWGTSNWSAIQIEEAHHVAHAHGLIAPAADQCCYNAFNRKRVEEEYQHVYDRYNYGLTTYSPLDGGFLTGKYNSGEIPQDSRYATSQQDPWIATLRELLKSDKGKERISKVKKLEVIANELQSDLATLSLAWVMKNPHK from the exons ATGACCACCAAAATCAAAGAATACGA TCCCAAGAATATGATCTTCCGC AGGCTGGGAAATACGGGCCTGAGGGTACCAATTCTTTCCTTGGGCGGTTGGTTAAGCTACGGGGGAAGCGTCAACGGCTCCCAAGTCAACGATATCATCAAAGCCGCATTTGACGCCGGGATCAACTT TTTTGATACCGCAGAGAGCTACGGAAACGGCTCTTCCGAGCTCGAGATGGGCCGTGCAATCAAAGAACTTGGACTGCGCCGTTCATCGTTGGTCATTAGCACCAAGCTGTTCAACGGAGTAGGACGCAAAGGCCCGAACGATCGTGGTTTGTCTCG TAAACATTTGATTGAAGGGATGAACGAAAGCCTTGAGCGTTTACAGATGGACTATG TTGATATTG TATTTGCTCACTGCCCGGATCCCGACGTACCAATGCTCGAGATCGTTCGTGGGTTTACGTGGCTCATCAATCAGGGCAAGGCCTTCTACTGGG GAACTAGCAACTGGAGTGCTATCCAGATTGAAGAAGCTCATCATGTTGCGCATGCTCACGGACTTATTGCCCCTGCGGCGGACCAATGCTGCTACAATGCCTTCAACCGTAAGCGCGTCGAAGAGGAGTATCAA CATGTATACGATCGGTACAACTACGGTCTCACGACCTATAGT CCTTTGGACGGAGGGTTCTTGACAGGCAAATACAACTCTGGAGAGATTCCCCAAGACTCTCGCTACGCTACGAGCCAACAGGACCCATGGATCGCCACTCTGCGCGAGCTGCTTAAATCCGACAAAGGTAAAGAGCGTATCTCCAAGGTCAAGAAGCTCGAGGTCATTGCGAACGAATTACAATCTGATTTGGCGACATTGTCGCTCGCTTGGGTGATGAAGAATCCGCAT AAATGA
- a CDS encoding 2-nitropropane dioxygenase family protein, with amino-acid sequence MLAARAKLGVRTNLRCAPSFSTLTGRSSASALPRVLRPAARASVSPRSIPKIALRMSSHGFGESAVRPEPDQVVKDIADYVHDFQVTSELALETARLCLIDTIGCGLEGLRFKECSRLLGPVVEGTVVPNGTKVPGTNYQLDPIRGAFNIGTMIRWLDFNDCWLAAEWGHPSDNLGAILAVADHLARQGQPLTVKDVLESMVKAHEIQGQLALLNSFNRVGLDHVVLVKVASTAVVSKLLGLTREQTIDAVSQAWVDGQSLRTYRHAPNTGSRKSWAAGDACSRAVNLALLVKKGEMGLPSVLTAKTWGFYDVLFKGKQFEFQQKYGSYIMENILFKISYPAEFHAQTAVEAAHTIHKKLKELGKTSDDIKSVRIRTQEAAIRIIDKQGPLDNFADRDHAINYMVAFPLIYGRLTTEDYTDQAAADKRIDELRAKIFCVEDKRFSEEYHAPDKRSIGNALLVTLNDGTVLDEVEVEYPVGHKRRRTEGTPLLIAKFKRHIAPHFDEAHQSQILKAVSDSAALSKMPVDKFTDLFVKA; translated from the exons ATGCTTGCTGCACGCGCTAAATTGGGTGTCCGCACCAACTTGCGTTGCGCACCATCATTCTCGACACTCACTGGCCGTAGCTCAGCATCCGCACTTCCCCGCGTTTTGCGCCCTGCTGCTCGCGCCTCCGTCTCGCCTCGATCTATCCCAAAAATTGCTCTCAGAATGTCGTCCCACGGATTTGGAGAGAGTGCCGTGCGCCCTGAACCCGACCAGGTCGTGAAAG ACATTGCCGACTATGTGCATGATTTCCAGGTCACTTCCGAGCTGGCTCTCGAGACGGCGCGTCTGTGCTTGATCGATACGATTGGCTGCGGTCTCGAGGGTCTCCGCTTCAAGGAATGCTCGCGTCTTCTCGGTCCGGTTGTAGAAGGAACAGTTGTGCCCAATG GCACCAAGGTCCCTGGAACAAACTACCAGCTCGACCCTATTCGTGGAGCTTTCAATATTGGAACAATGATCAGGTGGTTGGACTTCAACGACTGCTGGCTCGCAGCTGAAT GGGGCCACCCATCTGATAACCTTGGTGCTATTTTGGCTGTCGCTGATCACCTGGCTCGCCAGGGACAGCCATTGACCGTCAAAGACGTCCTCGAGAGCATGGTCAAGGCCCACGAGATCCAGGGTCAACTTGCACTCCTCAATTCCTTCAATCGGGTTGGTCTTGACCACGTTGTCCTCGTCAAAGTTGCTTCCACTGCGGTTGTCAGCAAGCTTCT CGGCCTCACCCGTGAACAGACGATCGATGCAGTTTCCCAAGCCTGGGTTGATGGCCAATCCCTTCGAACCTACCGCCATGCACCTAATACCGGATCCCGCAAATCTTGGGCTGCTGGTGATGCATGCTCTCGTGCCGTCAATCTGGCTCTGCTCGTCAAGAAGGGAGAGATGGGTCTCCCATCTGTATTGACCGCCAAGACCTGGGGTTTCTACGATGTCCTGTTCAAG GGCAAGCAATTTGAATTCCAACAGAAGTATGGATCGTACATCATGGAGAATATTCTCTTCAAGATTTCATATCCTGCTGAATTCCATGCTCAGACCGCCGTAGAAGCTGCCCACACGATTCACAAGAAGTTGAAGGAGCTGGGCAAGACCTCTGACGATATCAAGAGCGTCCGCATTCGCACCCAAGAAGCTGCCATCCG TATCATCGATAAACAAGGCCCTCTTGATAACTTTGCCGATCGAGA CCATGCCATCAACTACATGGTCGCCTTCCCGCTGATCTATGGGCGCTTGACCACTGAAGACTA CACCGATCAAGCCGCCGCTGATAAACGCATCGACGAGCTCCGTGCGAAGATCTTCTGTGTTGAAGATAAGCGATTCAGCGAAGAATACCACGCTCCTGACAAGCGTTCGATCGGTAACGCTTTGCTCGTTACTCTCAATGACGGCACCGTTTTGGATGAGGTCGAGGTCGAGTATCCGGTTGGCCACAAGCGTAGA CGCACCGAGGGAACTCCGCTCCTCATTGCCAAGTTCAAGAG GCACATTGCTCCTCACTTTGACGAGGCTCATCAGTCCCA AATCCTCAAGGCCGTTTCCGACTCTGCCGCATTGTCGAAGATGCCCGTTGACAAGTTCACCGATCTCTTCGTCAAGGCTTAA
- a CDS encoding sulfate adenylyltransferase, producing the protein MNHYTHTPHDLLFPCPSLESFKMANTPHGGILKDLHIRDAALQKELLEESEKLPDLILTERQLCDLELILNGGFSPLEGFLNEEDYKSVVDTLRLKSGVLFPIPVNFDVSKEDIERLGIKTGTRLALRDPRDDNALAILTVEDIYTPNKVIEAEKVFGADDPAHPAVSYLRNKTKEFYLGGKVQAIQPPTYFDYVALRYTPTELRTHFKKLAWRKVVAFQTRNPMHRAHRELTVRAARQRQANVLIHPVVGLTKPGDVDHYTRVRVYQALMPKYPNGMATLALLPLAMRMAGPREAVWHAIIRKNFGATHFIVGRDHAGPGKNSKGVDFYGPYDAQELVTKYKEELNIEMVPFQQMTYLPSSDEYMPVDEVPKGTQTLDISGTELRKRLRTGAPIPDWFSYEAVVKTLRESYPPRTKQGFVLFLTGHHNSGRSAIARALQVTLNQQGGRSVSLLLGETVRAELSSELGFTPEDRHKNIQRIAFVSAELSRAGAAVIAAPIAPYNHSRKAARDHVVSTAGAGGNFFLVHVATPLEHCEATDRQGVFKRARAGEIKGFTGVDDPYEEPTDADITVDTTTQTIPEIVHSIVLLLETNGLL; encoded by the exons ATGAATCACTATACGCATACTCCCCACGATCTCCTATTTCCTTGCCCATCCCTGGAATCGTTTAAAATGGCCAACACTCCACATGGCGGCATCCTCAAG GACCTTCACATCAGGGATGCGGCTCTACAAAAGGAGCTCCTCGAAGAGTCGGAGAAGCTCCCAGACTTGATCTTGACCGAG CGTCAACTCTGTGATCTTGAACTCATTTTGAACGGAGGTTTCAGTCCTCTCGAGGGGTTCCTTAACGAGGAGGACTACAAGTC CGTCGTCGATACTCTCCGTCTCAAGTCTGGAGTCCTTTTCCCCATCCCAGTCAACTTTGATGTCTCCAAAGAGGACATCGAGCGACTTGGAATCAAGACTGGTACACGTCTTGCCCTTCGTGATCCCCGAGACGACAATGCCCTCGCTATCCTGACGGTTGAGGATATTTATACTCCCAACAAAGTTATCGAGGCTGAAAAAGTATTTGGAGCCGATGATCCCGCTCATCCTGCCGTGTCCTACCTGAGGAATAAAACCAAGGAATTTTACTTGGGAGGCAAAGTTCAGGCTATCCAACCTCCCACCTACTTTGACTACGTTGCACTCCGAT ATACCCCAACAGAACTCCGGACCCACTTCAAGAAACTTGCCTGGCGCAAAGTTGTTGCTTTCCAAACTCGTAACCCAATGCACAGGGCGCACCGAGAGCTCACTGTCCGTGCTGCTCGACAACGGCAGGCCAACGTGCTCATTCACCCCGTCGTCGGTCTCACCAAGCCCGGTGACGTAGACCACTATACCCGAGTCCGAGTATACCAAGCTCTGATGCCTAAATACCCCAACGGAATGGCCactcttgctcttctccCTCTCGCTATGCGTATGGCTGGACCTCGTGAGGCGGTCTGGCATGCAATCATCCGAAAGAATTTTGGTGCGACACATTTCATTGTTGGCCGTGACCATGCCGGTCCTGGCAAGAACTCCAAGGGCGTGGACTTTTACGGGCCGTACGATGCCCAAGAGCTCGTCACGAAATACAAGGAGGAGCTAAACATCGAGATGGTTCCCTTCCAACAAATGACTTATCTCCCGTCGTCGGATGAGTATATGCCTGTCGACGAAG TCCCCAAGGGCACCCAAACTCTGGATATCAGTGGAACTGAGCTTCGAAAACGTCTCAGGACTGGGGCT CCTATCCCCGACTGGTTCAGCTATGAAGCTGTTGTTAAAACACTACGTGAATCCTACCCCCCTCGAACTAAGCAAGGCTTCGTTT TGTTCTTGACCGGACACCACAACTCTGGTCGATCAGCTATCGCACGGGCCTTGCAAGTCACTCTCAACCAGCAGGGAGGACGAAGCGTCTCCTTGTTGCTCGGCGAGACAGTCCGTGCTGAACTCTCTTCGG AACTCGGATTCACACCCGAAGATCGTCACAAGAACATCCAGCGTATTGCATTTGTTTCTGCCGAACTCTCCCGAGCGGGGGCTGCTGTTATTGCTGCTCCGATTGCCCCGTATAACCACTCCCGCAAAGCCGCTCGTGATCACGTAGTAAGCACCGCAGGTGCTGGCGGAAACTTCTTCCTTGTCCATGTCGCGACGCCTCTCGAGCACTGTGAGGCAACGGACCGTCAGGGAGTCTTTAAGCGGGCACGAGCAGGCGAGATTAAAGGTTTCACTGGTGTCG ATGATCCATATGAAGAGCCCACCGACGCTGATATTACCGTCGACACGACTACCCAGACCATTCCTGAGATTGTTCACA GTATTGTGCTCCTGTTGGAGACTAACGGACTGCTTTAG
- a CDS encoding C-4 methyl sterol oxidase, which translates to MPLESQGRFESDTGSPYSQGIASPPSFAGSEDSVPALNLSGSPSPMGRRVSLLSNTSIADSVPATPTGHLIEQTRVDHDPDTSHTTAYIRLLIPNRDSPSN; encoded by the exons ATGCCTCTTGAGAGCCAAGGTAGATTCGAGTCTGATACGGGGTCGCCATATAGCCAAGGTATTGCGTCTCCGCCAAGTTTCGCCGGCTCTGAGGACTCGGTTCCTGCGCTAAACCTGTCTGGGTCTCCTTCCCCGATGGGCCGACGAGTATCACTGTTATCAAACACGTCAATCGCCGATTCCGTTCCTGCGACTCCTACTGGCCACTTGATCGAACAGACTAGAGTTGATCACGACCCGGATACATCTC ATACCACCGCATACATTCGACTCCTTATCCCAAACCGCGACTCCCCCTCCAACTAA
- a CDS encoding C-4 methyl sterol oxidase: MITGPERSLPRDRTLPPIREDDSTCSIGPNSEDEVSFMLRKATIDPSGHCTRSSATFSSTSRSSSPESVVFLSSIARIPQSFLGGGNNSQLAFETSTILESADNIQDDRSIQTHMQRPRCESPRRHINERVEAQGQISANTNDTPVPSSSVIHHDDSDWIFFDPPRPIPALHGPPSLPYARCPSGAEGVALDDQQELDGVIWGLSERRHIDESKKAEALDAEQHTATILAPSLHQENGSQAKNIESHTAPIVPKVRPVSTSTHSMRPMATIMEHEPNPSPNSNEKHVRFADSANEVSDVLEANVTATPPTDLSWILLGQLEKARTTPLSRKETLDQLRRFGVPFRPCGLPTPPDTVSPKFISQFPSLDSISALDRTTHCANVAPLNSAYELPVPKGVSKGVMQTFGATSLLSSDLGIPAPITSSALGPLSNIKSIPLLKLRQRQHGDIDLRRKGEQPLGAAPLSGHDVHIETPKVDCSSVATAKTLQPFSTLHQGETSSATTAIPEDAVANRKKLSPPNNRRQRKSKRNQPESSVQSGSTSKENDQTTRPKNNADSSKASSRQSGRKRNQRTRADSLPQKASRT, from the exons ATGATAACTGGTCCGGAACGCTCCCTGCCACGCGATCGCACACTACCACCCATCCGCGAAGATGATTCAACATGTTCCATTGGACCCAACTCGGAGGATGAGGTTTCGTTTATGTTGCGAAAGGCGACCATTGATCCATCTGGGCACTGCACCCGCTCCTCTGCTACCTTTAGTAGTACGTCACGCTCTTCATCCCCAGAGTCGGTG GTATTTTTGTCTTCAATTGCAAGGATTCCTCAATCATTCCTTGGCGGCGGAAATAATTCTCAACTGGCTTTCGAGACGAGTACGATCCTAGAATCAGCCGATAATATACAGGACGATCGGTCTATTCAAACCCACATGCAGCGTCCAAGATGCGAGTCGCCCCGGCGACACATAAACGAGCGGGTTgaagctcaaggccaaaTATCAGCAAACACAAATGACACTCCGGTGCCCTCTTCGTCCGTCATTCATCATGATGATTCAG ATTGGATATTCTTTGATCCACCCCGGCCTATTCCCGCTTTGCATGGACCACCGAGCCTACCTTATGCTCGTTGCCCATC GGGCGCCGAAGGGGTAGCTTTGGATGATCAGCAAGAATTAGATGGTGTAATTTGGGGTCTTTCAGAGAGGCGCCATATCGACGAGTCCAAAAAGGCCGAAGCGTTAGACGCTGAACAACACACGGCAACCATACTAGCACCCTCTCTCCATCAAGAAAATGGATCTCAGGCTAAGAATATTGAATCCCATACTGCCCCTATAGTACCCAAG GTCCGACCGGTGAGTACAAGCACCCACAGCATGCGTCCGATGGCAACTATCATGGAACATGAACCAAACCCTTCCCCCAACTCGAATGAAAAGCACGTCAGGTTTGCCGATAGCGCCAACGAAG TGTCCGATGTGCTCGAGGCGAATGTAACGGCGACCCCTCCTACGGACCTCTCCTGGATTCTACTCGGCCAACTGGAAAAAGCTCGGACAA CTCCTTTATCCCGTAAGGAGACTTTGGATCAACTTCGTCGGTTTGGTGTGCCCTTCCGTCCATGTGGACTTCCCACCCCTCCCGACACTGTCTCTCCCAAGTTTATCTCGCAGTTTCCTTCCTTGGATTCGATTTCGGCGCTTGATCGAACGACCCATTGTGCTAACGTGGCGCCTCTAAATTCTGCATATGAACTGCCTGTGCCAAAGGGGGTTTCGAAAGGTGTTATGCAGACATTTGGTGCCACCTCGCTCCTCAGTAGTGATTTGGGTATCCCAGCGCCCATAACTAGCTCGGCCCTCggccctctatccaatatcAAATCCATCCCACTTTTGAAACTTCGGCAGCGACAGCATGGTGATATAGATTTACGGCGCAAAGGCGAACAGCCCCTTGGAGCGGCCCCCCTATCTGGGCATGACGTGCATATTGAAACTCCTAAAGTGGATTGCTCTTCAGTTGCCACGGCTAAGACTCTCCAACCTTTTTCAACACTGCACCAAGGTGAGACGTCATCAGCCACTACTGCCATACCGGAGGATGCGGTGGCCAACAGAAAGAAGTTATCCCCTCCTAACAACCGACGCCAGCGTAAAAGCAAACGAAATCAGCCAGAGTCCTCTGTCCAATCTGGATCCACTTCCAAAGAGAACGATCAAACCACCAGGCCAAAAAATAATGCCGATAGCTCCAAGGCATCTTCTCGTCAAAGTGGGCGCAAGAGAAATCAAAGGACCCGTGCCGATAGTTTGCCCCAAAAAGCCTCTCGTACTTAA
- a CDS encoding asparaginase: MLVIAVHGGAGTHSISKDAETLIKKGLKEACGSGQRSFRAKQDACQAVQDCIVAMEDNHQFNAGTGSNLTITGTVECDASIMNSVEDFGAVGATSGIKNPIKAAYRILLGSQRVDPHGRIPPMLLSATVPPPDLAVDPSEMITQKALSDWDRWSAMIQTGQQSGEVASGTIVQDTVGAIMCTIDGEVSAGVSSGGYSSNLLVGLASPGAGELIMRAFLAKELAERVRQRDCDIHEEIERVLNNFVEMCAERGSEHANAGAILIVARLWCGFTTRSFAIAYASSLDSSPKSVILRRTNREPGKPGLYITSLPLD, translated from the exons ATG TTGGTTATCGCTGTGCATGGAGGTGCAGGCACGCACTCTATCAGTAAAGATGCTGAAACCTTAATAAAGAAAGGCCTGAAAGA AGCATGTGGTTCTGGTCAACGCAGCTTCCGGGCCAAGCAAGATGCCTGCCAAGCTGTTCAGGACTGTATTGTTGCAATGGAGGACAATCATCAATTTAACGCCG GAACTGGATCTAATCTTACAATAACGGGGACCGTAGAATGTGACGCTTCCATTATGAACTCGGTAGAAGATTTTGGCGCAGTTGGAGCCACAAGCG GAATAAAAAACCCTATCAAAGCCGCCTACAGAATACTACTTGGATCACAGCGAGTTGATCCTCACGGCCGGATCCCTCCTAT GCTACTATCCGCCACTGTACCACCTCCTGACCTTGCGGTAGACCCATCGGAAATGATTACTCAGAAAGCTCTTTCCGATTGGGACCGTTGGAGTGCAATGATTCAAACCGGACAACAGTCGGGTGAAGTTGCAAGCGGTACCATCGTACAAGATACAGTAGGAGCAATAATGTGCACCATTGATGGAGAGGTCTCGGCAGGCGTCTCGAGTGGGGGATACTCCTCAAACCTACTGGTCGGATTGGCGAG CCCAGGTGCTGGAGAATTGATCATGAGGGCATTTCTAGCTAAGGAGCTGGCAGAGAGGGTTCGCCAACGTGATTGCGATATCCATGAAGAGATTGAACGAGTTTTGAACAATTTTGTGG AAATGTGCGCTGAGAGGGGCAGTGAGCATGCCAATGCAGGTGCTATTCTGATCGTTG CGCGATTATGGTGTGGTTTTACCACTCGCAGCTTTGCCATCGCGTATGCGAGTTCGCTAGATAGTTCACCAAAA TCGGTCATCCTTAGAAGGACAAATCGAGAGCCGGGCAAACCGGGGTTGTATATCACTTCTCTGCCGCTTGATTAA
- a CDS encoding ribosomal protein S9/S16: MQTVRLRQPLWQISRRYYASGPTTQFVPPASIPAGIESAISSKYPPPSSPSFFTGRHEYNDSVSQLQDALNVAKRRLTEVKLLPLPQAARNSLPVGRTAWKNQEGIALAVGSHLKTSQYRHILSLLTSLNALRSLAEVGNQPAVINELAKVLQRYERIDKDELLAMKKNPVKFDSHGRSYTLGKRKESAARVWVIPTKTVAAPVPETALQKEISAELALTPTMPEIPITEILVNNVPFAQYFKLPRDREKAIRPLQVTGLLGAYNIFALVRGGGVSGQAGALAHGLAKALAAHAPHVKPILVKDDGLRRDPRMVERKKTGRAKARKRYTWVKR, encoded by the exons ATGCAGACCGTACGACTCAGACAGCCATTATGGCAAATCAGTCGTCGGTACTATGCGAGTGGTCCGACAACCCAGTTTGTTCCTCCTGCTTCTATTCCGGCTGGCATCGAGTCGGCAATCAGTTCAAAATATCCACCGCCATCGTCTCCCAGCTTCTTCACTGGTCGACACGAATACAATGACTCGGTCTCTCAACTCCAAGATGCGTTGAACGTGGCCAAGCGACGATTAACTGAAGTAaaacttcttcctctgccCCAAGCAGCGAGGAATTCCTTGCCAGTTGGTCGTACTGCGTGGAAGAATCAAGAAGGAATAGCACTCGCTGTTGGTTCTCATCTCAAAACCTCTCAATATCGACATATACTCAGTCTCTTGACCTCTCTTAACGCTCTGAGATCTCTCGCCGAAGTAGGAAATCAACCAGCAGTTATTAACGAGCTTGCGAAGGTGCTCCAGCGTTATGAACGAATAGACAAAGACGAGTTATTGGCGATGAAGAAGAATCCAGTTAAATTTGACAGTCATGGTCGCAGTTACACGCTGGGAAAGCGTAAGGAAAGCGCAGCTCGAGTTTGGGTTATTCCGACAAAAACTGTCGCAGCGCCTGTTCCGGAGACGGCACTCCAGAAGGAAATATCGGCTGAGCTCGCCCTTACCCCCACTATGCCAGAGATCCCAATAACGGAGATATTAGTGAACAATGTGCCTTTTGCGCAGTACTTCAAGCTCCCGCGCGATAGAGAAAAAGCCATTCGTCCGCTTCAAGTAACTGGGCTGCTGGGCGCATATAATATATTCGCGTTGGTTAGAGGAGGAGGGGTCTCTGGACAAGCGGGTGCTTTGGCTCATGGCTTAGCGAAAGCTTTGGCCGCACATGCGCCTCATGTCAAACCGATCCTTGTCAAAG ACGACGGCTTACGAAGAGATCCTCGTATGGTGGAAAGGAAAAAGACCGGAAGGGCGAAGGCTCGTAAGAGA TATACTTGGGTCAAGCGTTAG
- a CDS encoding RNA polymerase II transcription factor B subunit 1, whose product MSVVRARAKASFQKKPGYLVLTQRSLSWTEDKQKEPRLNLPNTSLQKMFFSKPGSASTSMKVMDGPDPKINAYTFVFTSLKAVAEGNNFKELITNILTANIAQQQAAAREQAPATDTQAAAPVTITPRADRPLSVNDLRKFVLLKRADLAALHRELVMTGNLTETEFWAGREHLLSAEESIERQRKGRPTQMLELRGAGTNEKGDIKITITPERAQQIFIEFPVVKRAYDENVPDPLSPVEFWTRYLSSKLFDRNQASSRSAAAQHTIKDDPIFDKYLQKEDDGDEPLHQRAPPSTLLIDLNATHEDHGETGNSKDFTMKAGGLRSTLPLIRKFNEHSTNVLDAGLQPSKRQRIGNMDELYYSQLDMEDLRGPQYDAGIELGLQASSRILDSDSLENESENGKRSEPVDPRALVGTLRSWHNNLSKFAPGKKQVEDAFTSLSQNVTERVNVKSRKNNLPDDLLQAMGNLQAATAEFLRQFWSALYDDKDFAKDHVEKMASYLGSTYGKIAPMMTAARNQGHDPQVVRDAFTPTLDAVNKALAIYKARASV is encoded by the exons ATGTCTGTTGTTCGAGCGCGGGCGAAAGCTAGCTTCCAAAAGAAACCTGGTTACTTGGTGCTCACTCAACGCAGCCTCTCATGGACCGAGGACAAGCAAAAAGAGCCACGACTCAACCTTCCCAATACATCTCTGCAAA AGATGTTCTTTAGTAAACCTGGAAGCGCCTCGACCTCCATGAAAGTAATGGATGGTCCTGACCCAAAAATCAACGCCTATACATTCGTGTTCACGTCGCTGAAAGCAGTGGCAGAAGGGAACAATTTTAAAGAGCTGATAACCAACATTCTCACGGCAAATATTGCCCAGCAACAGGCGGCAGCTCGTGAACAAGCTCCTGCTACTGATACACAAGCTGCTGCACCAGTCACTATAACACCACGAGCAGACCGACCTTTGAGCGTCAATGATCTACGAAAGTTTGTCTTGCTGAAGCGAGCGGATCTGGCGGCACTTCACCGTGAGCTTGTAATGACCGGGAACCTCACTGAAACAGAGTTTTGGGCGGGTCGTGAG CATCTGCTATCCGCAGAAGAGTCCATTGAGCGCCAACGCAAAGGCCGCCCAACTCAGATGCTCGAATTGCGAGGTGCGGGGACAAACGAAAAGGGCGATATCAAAATTACCATCACACCCGAACGTGCTCAGCAAATATTCATCGAATTCCCGGTTGTGAAGCGTGCGTACGACGAAAACGTGCCCGATCCG CTATCCCCAGTGGAATTCTGGACCCGGTATCTTTCTTCCAAACTGTTCGATCGAAATCAAGCATCTTCGCGCTCAGCAGCCGCCCAACATACCATCAAAGACGACCCGATCTTCGACAAGTATCTACAAAAGGAAGATGATG GTGATGAACCCTTGCATCAGCGCGCCCCACCATCCACTCTACTTATCGACCTTAATGCGACGCATGAGGATCATGGAGAG ACAGGGAACTCGAAAGACTTCACGATGAAAGCAGGAGGCTTACGTTCAACACTGCCGTTGATTCGCAAATTCAATGAGCACTCTACCAACGTTCTCGATGCTGGCCT TCAACCCTCAAAACGTCAACGCATAGGGAACATG GACGAACTTTACTACTCTCAACTGGATATGGAAGATTTACGAGGTCCACAATACGACGCGGGAATCGAACTTGGCCTGCAGGCCAGTAGTCGGATATTGGACTCTGATAGTTTGGAAAACGAGTCTGAGAATGGGAAGCGCTCTGAG CCGGTGGATCCACGCGCTTTGGTCGGAACACTTCGATCATGGCATAATAACTTGAGCAAG TTTGCCCCAGGAAAAAAGCAGGTTGAAGATGCTTTTACGTCCTTGTCCCAAAATGTAACCGAAAGAGTAAACGTTAAATCACGAAAAA ATAATTTGCCAGACGACCTACTGCAGGCCATGGGTAACCTTCAAGCTGCTACAGCCGAATTTTTACGCCAATTTTGGTCCGCTTTATATGACGACAAAGATTTTGCGAAGGACCACGTTGAGAAGATGGCTTCCTACTTGGGGAGCACCTACGGCAAAATTGCCCCTATGATGACTGCAGCCCGGAATCAGGGTCACGACCCCCAAGTCGTTCGGGAT GCCTTCACTCCAACACTGGACGCAGTAAACAAAGCACTTGCCATATACAAAGCGCGAGCTTCAGTTTAA
- a CDS encoding 2,3-diketo-5-methylthio-1-phosphopentane phosphatase, translating into MPEVKSQLVVYDFDWSMVDQDTDRYVLEVLSPKLRRKLEDDHGKTEWTDLLAGVMHDLHDEGATREQIEHALITLPYHPAMIRGVKALKAANSPKTTFLYIVTNKAEWHGDRLDIRRHIGPDDPPHGCTVGCSPNLCKGSELTSFLARCGETYDRIMYVGDGSNDFCPSVRLSENDVVLCRRDRALERRIKGAPEGQLKATVKYWEGAWEIEEYFNSLIKS; encoded by the exons ATGCCTGAAGTTAAGTCGCAGCTCGTAGTCTATGATTTCGACTG GTCTATGGTAGACCAAGACACAGATCGATATGTCCTTGAAGTTTTGTCACCAAAGCTCAGAAGAAAGCTAGAGGATGATCACGGGAAAACAGAGTGGACCGATCTACT AGCTGGAGTCATGCATGACTTGCACGATGAAGGCGCAACTCGTGAACAAATTGAACATGCCCTCATAACTCTTCCCTAT CATCCTGCAATGATACGGGGTGTCAAGGCGCTGAAAGCCGCCAATTCCCCcaagacaacatttttgt ACATTGTGACCAACAAGGCCGAATGGCACGGCGATCGACTGGACATCAGGCGCCACATTGGGCCTGATGACCCTCCACATGGGTGTACTGTCGGATGTAGTCCTAACCTATGCAAAG GCTCAGAACTTACAAGCTTCCTGGCACGGTGCGGCGAGACTTACGATAGAATTATGTACGTCGGAGATGGAAGCAATGATTTCTGTCCCAGTGTTCGACTTTCAGA GAATGACGTTGTTCTCTGCCGTCGAGACCGTGCACTGGAGAGACGTATCAAGGGAGCACCCGAGGGGCAGCTCAAGGCGACTGTCAAATATTGGGAAGGCGCCTGGGAGATCGAAGAGTACTTCAACAGCCTCATTAAATCGTAG